The window ATACATATTTTATTTAACACAACTACTCAGGCTATGCTGCTTCCTACTTAACTTCAGTCTTGTGAATTCGAGAAGCAGTACtcaaatatcaaaatatatagtTGCCATATAATCAGGCCCATCTTGAAATTCTAGAGGTCTACGGGCGAAATAGCAAATGAGACCCTcgaataaaaaataaagcaaaaaaattaattatgtaaaGTTTTCACAATCTGCTGTTTTGACAAActcaaaaattttaaatattgacATCAACAATTTTGGCAAAATAATTTGCAACAATTTTGTAttgttttaataaattttttattttttgacccCTCTCccctttaatttctatattattAGCCAGAAGAATGTTTTCACTTTCGCCAAAATTTTGTAGATTTTCTTTACAAGCACGTCCCTGAATTAGCTATTTCGATTTCTATAGAATTCGTGTGCTTGGGAGTCCCTGATGATTAAATAAACCCCTTATGATACACCAGATCCGTCTCGGTTATTAATAGAGTGAATAGATCTACCATTCATTAGATAAAAACTCAAAGATGAAGAGCGAAACAAAGGAGATTTCCGGAAGTCCACAAAAAAGTTATTGGAATATATGACAAAGGTGGAATGTTGGAGTATTTCTATTGATCGGTCATGTCATATAGGCCCGAGTCGGACATCCAATTGCTTCAATTTGATAGAGGAGGTAAGATGGGCAGTTGGTCAGATCTAGTAGATCAGAAGCGAATTGCGCAAAGGCTTCTAATTCGGCGAATTGGGCCACTTAACTCTTACACTAAGTGTAGTCTCTATTTCCGGTGAAATAGTATCTCTCTCCAAAAAAGCATGTTTTTTTTTACCACACCAATCCATCCCGAACTTGGTGGTTAAACTCTACTGCGGTGAAGATACTGTAGGGGAGGTCCTGCGGAAAAATAGCTCGACGCCCTAACTCTTCCCTGGGCGGACGCCCCTCCTGCCCATATCCAGGGACGGCCTTGCATATAATACTATAATAATAATACACAGGGGCGTATACAGGGGGATCCGGGCCCCTCCGGCCGCCAGAACCACCATGGTCACGAGTAATTTTGGCCCCCCCAAATATTAGTGTATATTACTGtatgtagtaatatttcattgtttaaaggtagatgagatggttaaaatttctaatatttttttttttgccttgttaggcctttttaaatccaaatttttaattttttttggcctctTAGGTCTccttaaaattgatttttgaccattcaaattataacacgcatatatatatataaaaaaaaattaagcaagttcgaattagcaaaaaaaattccaaccgactaatcctgtattcgccactgctAATACACATAAGTTCGACTACTTGCCCGTTGGTTTCACTACCCTGAGCACGTAGACAGACATACTTTAATCATTTACATTTGTGTCTATCTAGGTTTGTGTTGGTTCTGTGGATGGTGTTGGTGTCCGATCCGATTCTCTAGTTTTCTTGCCTTCAAACCTGAATATGAATACATAAGTGACATTTAACAAACAAACAGAATTCCCCTATATTTGCATATCCAACCTTCAAAGACACAATCATCAAACCAAATTTTCTAGATTTTAGGAGGCACATAGAGAAATCAATAGCTACTAGTTCGAATTTGGATTCTAAGCATAAAGAAACAATTTAAGTAGCTCATTTTGTCTTCCTGCCCTGTCCATGTTGGTGTTTCCAGCAAAGCAAACCCATTTTGGTTATATGGAAGCATAGGCAGGCAGAAAACAAACCAATTTAAGTAGACCAGAAACACTACTCAAATGAATGACAGTTGACAGTAGGAATACACCACCTGAAAAAGACTCAATTTAGTTCACCCATTCACAATATTTCAAATTATTAGCACAAAGAACTCATTAGGACCATCCCAATGGTAACCACAAATTAATAGAGCAAGAAATCCTAAGTCAAACAATAAAAACGGGCACGACATTGAAAGAACAAAATCAAGATCTTTTCCACAAGGATGGTTATCGATGCAGAAAAGGATTTAGAGACTTTTACTGGTATCCATGCATTAAGACTTTTACCACCTATGAGACCTTCACTCTGAAAGTTCTTAGGAACAATATTACTGCCAAACTTGTGCTCTCTATCACTATTCTATGAGATATCTTACTTATTCACTTGTATTTGTGTGTTATTGCCAGAGAAGCTATAACTATCATTAAACAAGCCCCAAGCTATTAGACCACAAGCTACAATTGCAGCGTTCCCCCATTTGCATTTTCGGGCTTACAAGCAGCTGTATCATTCTCACTGCTAAAACTTCTCAATTGTTGATgtatcattctcatctgtgtcATTCTCACCACAAGCTATTGAATGAttcaaaaattaattaagttatatttattaaatatagatgtataaaaagaaaatggagtAGGGCCTCTAAAATACTAGAGCAGCCCTTGATTGACCCAGTCAAAATGACCGATAACCACCTcaaaaatacaattaaagttgtttagaaccacaTTCCCTTAGAACCAGCGTTTTCGATTTTTCTAATCACTCTTTTTAGAGTgtactctctctaaaaatggactcaaattaaaataaaaaagttcaaGAATTGAAGTTGTTTGAATATTATCTACATCACCTCTACAATGATGGATTACCTGAAAATATCTTAAAAGAACTATTTTCTCTACTTACACATTGAATGTAAATCATCAGAGGCGTTTATTTGCTAACCCTTTGTGACtcataaacatatataaaaaatcataaaataacACCAATTTTATAAGCAGTTCCAAATCTGAAATTTTAACCTAAATTTATTCATATTGTCAAGTTGCTGAACATATATGGATATGTTATCTCTACTATCAAGCAGTTCCTATTCTAAATTTACTAATATCAAATAGATGAAACTCTGatctatataaatatatttatcaaCAGCAGAGCAGCTTTATAACTCAAAATCAGAACACAAATCCTGATCATTTTCAAGTAGCCATTGCGGGGCTAAGAATTTTGCACATATTAGCAAGAAGTTTGGAGAAAGAAACAAAACAAGTGGACATATCAAAGATACTCGAATTCAACTACATGGCTTCCCTAAATTGTTCAAGTAAAAGAAGCCTGCAAAACCGTCACAAGCTCATTTGGCTACTAGTTTTGACTCTGATGATGACCAGCCAGCAGAATAACACGATTGCATAATAGCGAACACACAAAAGCAGAACAGCATAAGTTGTAGAAGTGCATGATAGGaagtttcaatttttctaatctTAGACTGAATAGGAATTGCAGAATAGAAAGTTTAAATTTCCAAAATTTTAATGGAAATAGACACATTTCAAATTTTGGGTAATTACGGAAACGAGAATTTCCCTTTCCCACATCTGCTGGAAACGGGGGGAAACGCATGTCATGAAGAGTTTCCAATGGGTACTTTCAGTTTCAGCCATAAGGTATCATCAGATGCATAATGAGCCATCATTGAAATAGAACAAAACTAAGTATTAATTAATACATAGCTTAAATGAGGTAGCAAAAGAAGCAGAACTTCCCATGGGTACTTTCAGTTTCAGCCATAAGGTATCATCAGATGCATAATGAGCCATCATTTTCTCTATAAATTACATCTAATGACAAAGATGATAGAAAACAAAATTCgaacaaacaaacaagttaCATGCTCCAAATTATAACCAACTCAATTCTACAGCACTTGCAAGTAAGGAAGTAACACTCTAAGATAACCACACAAAGTAAATGATTAAAAGATAACATGAAAGGCAGATATCTTTCATGATTAACAGAAATTTAAACTAGCAATATGTGAACTTTACTGTGAGCCATTGGCAATAGTTCTTGATCACTCCGCAGCAATTATGCTACTGTCCGGTAGCATTCCTTTATAAACAGTGTCGCAGCCACTTCCTGGCCGGGAAATCTGCTATAGTTGCAGTTGTCTGCAACACTTTCCAGCTCTTCTTATGTAAATACTCTTGCCTTTTGAGCTCCTCCGCCATATAAGAGATGTTACTGCAACAGGAAGCCCCCATTGTGCTAGAAAGGTCTCCGTTTACAAATtttgtttcttcttttcttcaagAACTAACACAACTTATAGTTACAAGGGATTAAAGATAAAAAAGTCCAATACAGCCAACACCTGAAATATATACCCGAATAAAGCTACATTAATTAGAGGAATTCACTGTATGAAATATTTTTGATAgatttgttctttattttaACAGGTACAAACATTTAAGATCGCAACAATACACCCTTAAAAATAATCTAAGCCTTAAGAAATCCTGGAAACTAAAATTTGATTGCCTCTTTTTGGTACACATCATCTTGTTTATAGATTGATAATAACTGTTTACTATTATTACTTATGCTTATTTTAGAAAGCTTAAATCAAGATCAGAAATCATGTAATCATATGCAGGGGAAATAAGTATCATAAACTCATTTCGTAGCTTGAAAATAACACTAGATGCTCAACTATCATGCAAATGAAAGAAAATTTTAAGCAATTGATGACCGCTTTGTTTAACATTAGTATCCTCACATTCTATTCTAACATTGCTATTTTAGAGATTAAAACCATTTGACAAAGCTGATCAACTTATCAAAGAAATCACACActttttcataaaaattctcATCCACCGCAGGAATCTCTATCCCTAGCACAAACTACCTACGTATTTTGACCGACTCTTTACACTTTTGTAGTCATactaaaataaattgagttgGAGTATCAATAAAACATAATTTGTAAGCAGGTGTAATAAATGTAAATTTCAACTCATCACTCACCTTGATATACACGAAGACTTTTTATAGTAATTTCACAATGGCTTTATTCTCAGCTACCAACATCAATGTGGTGTTATCTGCAGAGAAGCCCTTGCCACGCATGTCACGAATAAGCTCTGTTGCCTTGGCTAAATCCTTGGAACGAAGAAATCCATGAATCATCACATTATAAGAACAATTATCTGGCGAGCAGACACTGTTTTCCATATTTTTGAAGATCTGGTATGCTTCATTTAGGAATCCTCTCTTGCTAAGTCCATCAATTATTATAGTATATGTGTAAACTGTAGGCTGCAATCGATCAATAAAAAGTCCAGACAACAATTTCTTTACATCCTTAAACCTTCCAGCTttgcacatgccttcaattaTGATATTGTATGCGGCTATATCAGGCTTCAATTTGGCCACTTGCATTTCATGAAATAAGGATAATGCTACATCAAGATGCCCGTTTTCACAAAAGCCATGTACCAAAGCTGAGTACGTTACTACATTCGAGAGGTAGCCACTTGCACACGCATCTTTCAGAAACTTGAGTGCTTCCCAAGGTCTTCTTGTATGACATAAGCCATATATAAGAGAACTATAAACATAATGATCAGGAACTAAACCTCTAGAAGACATTTCGTATAGAAGTTGCTTTGCCTTGTAAATACATTTCTTCTTACAATACCAATTGATCAAGATGCTATAAGTATGGACATCAGGATGGCAACCCTTTCTCATCATCACATCAAACACTTTCCTTGCTAGATGCATTTTTTCATGTAGGCCATATCCATCTATTAATGAACTATATGTAACGACATTAGGCTCAACACCCGTTTGAATCATTTTGCTGACTATAGATTGGGCTTTCATTATCATTCCATCTTTGCAAAGTTCATCTACTAATGCACTGAAAGTCACTACATTTGGTGCTATATTCCTATCCAACATTTCTTCGAACAACGCAGAAGCTTCCTTCCACTTACTTGAATAGCAAAGACCATGAATTAGTGAAGTGTGAGTTACAACATCAGGCAAAATTCCTTGACTTTTAATCTCTTTGAAAAGATCAAATGCTTCATCAACTTGGTTACGCTTGCAAAAACCATCAATAATGGCACTGTATGTCACCACATCAGGCTCACAACCTTTCTCCGCCATTCTTTTGAGCAAACCCATAGCCACATGcaattttccaattttacataGACCATTCACAATCATAGTGTAAGTACGCACGTTAGGTTGATGACCCATAGCTACTATTTTATCAAACAAATCTACTGCATGACCAATTTTAGCATCTCTACATAAACCATTGATTAAAGTATTGAAGGTTACAAGGTCAGGTTGAAAACCAAGCTTCAAAATTTTACCGAGAATAGAAAACCCCAAATCCACACGATCTAAACGGGAGAAGCAATTAATTAAGATGTTACAAGTATAAACATCAGGTTTAATACTCACCAATTCCATCTGGTTGGACAAAGAAATGAcagtctgaaattgatccatcTTCACCAGGGAAGACGACAATTTATTGAACTCAATTACGGATGGCCGGGGCTTGCTGCGAAGAAGCTTATGGAAGGAAGAGATAAGTTCATTGAGGTCAGCAGCAGAGTAACTAGTATGGAGGGGAGAAATGAAAGGCGTAATGTGATGAAATggagaaaaggaagaaagaagaaggcgtCTGGAGGTGATGGTGAGCATTGTGGATCTGATCTGATGATCTGAATAACAAAATTGAGAAAATTGGGGATTCTGATTAGAATGTTAAACTCGCCCTTTTTAAGTCTTCTCTTTTGGGGTtgcatttaacttttttttttttttttttatgattcattttcttaaattaaataactttCGGATTCtgataaagataaatggttggtataaagataaaaatataatagtcaataattattattcaatgtttggtatgaatagggataaaataatacattttaccattttaatcttatttaaactacataacattaatttaaaagataaaattgACTTTTTCATCGTATCAAAATCGTATGAGTTTATCTCACATTTTTATACCACCCCTATTGGATATAAGATTTGAGGTATAAGATGCTTATTCCTATAAGTCTCattcttctatctcccaaacaaatacGAGATAAcctatctcgtgtttttttatccttatctcacATCCTTATACAATCTCctcttgggtataggatttgagggataaaagATTTATTCCTCATgagtctcactcttctatctctcaAACAAACATGgaataacttatctcgtgtttttttatctttatcccatatatatatatatatatatatatatatatatatatataacatggTCATGAATCAAGTTGGGTCGGGCTTGGGCCGAGTCTATCGTGCTTTCATGTAAAAATATTAGAGTTAATTACATAATAGTAAGGTTAGataaattatttcaaaaaaaaaaaagtaaggatagataaattattcaaagagaaatttacatagaaattcacttTTGAAAAACTATGTCAAATCACAATTTTgaactaaactaataaaatcattatttttaaaccttttaaattaggtgttaaaacatattatatttgatatatatagaaaaaaaatggcATATTGATAACTTGCTAgattcgatttgatgatcttcgccgcagttacctgcaaaacagaaccggagacaggatctccgggaaaactctccgacgatcaagtcagttttatgggaaggttggtaaattgatactGGTATTGTGGGGAAAAGATGTGAAAATGTACCTTCCCATTTGCTTCTAtgtcctttttataagtgttcctaggtaaccgccgggggcggttactctttccaggccacgtcccttacgtggctacaaacgtggtctcgtttgttttgagtgggaggtttaatgctccgtttaggatttcggaGCGGTTACTcgttttacccgcttcctttattcggagcccgtttgatcttgaaccatgggcctaagtataggttgggcccgtgtttatgattcggcccggtttggtttcacggatcatcacatgcctcccccttagtttggcaagagccctttagggtcttttcatatgttataggggactcttcgtctttgtctggatattcaaaattcgaaagtggTTCTTTGTTCTCCGTCATTTCTTCTCCGGCGTCAACCCTTTAGCGTTCGTTCTTCTCTGTGTTCTCTTTCACATGTAAGTGTTCCTTTCCGCAACTTGTAACTCGTTCGACCATTTTCTTATTTCTGCTCGTCTTTCTTCGttaatatgtcgaaccctgacctcgatttcgcaccgttcgacgaaaattacgttcgcgaggtgtctcatgaggttgatgagatggttgatgaagtttcaaccagctctccttggtctgattcccatcccgccgattttctccatctggcgaatacaactgatgagggtctaggttttgaccctaagaagttgattccaccacctgTCCCAACTCCCCGTTTATTACCAAAAAAGGACAGgttgggaagcctagtttgccgcgagacgattgatgacttgcgggagcagtatccttggctccaaggtctggaaaccatcattcccggggagaaTAGAGGGtcgggcgactacccaaaggggtatttcaccatttttgtcgcccagattatctgcggtttcacgtatccgctggcggatgagattgcttccatccttggtggttatggaatcgcacccggacaactgcatcccaacggatgggccgacttaaccTTGGATAAATTTTTGATagattgtctggaggttcccctctcgctcaagattttctctaagcttcatcatttcaagagttcgggggagtactttactttcatccgacagagcggttactacggctttgatgagaagtcgaacaaaatccgcgagtgggataagtcctatttcttcattaagttccatgaagggaatccaaactttcttcgctgctggggccgacccaatgtaaagagtttgaactttggttacCCCAGCAAGGACGAATCCGAtattataaagttcttgaagagcactcctccttttgtatggacatatgatcaggcattccatatgctaagaagccgagtagcgattgcctaccgcgagggagatcgtgttgtctatatcccttatcgcgtttttgtacaaggtactattaacttatttccaagttgatgatttcttttaaccctttgcaggggtgatcctttatctcaactcgctgcagatcgggaagcgaaagccctggcgagaaggaAGAGGCGGATGGCGGGAATAACttctgttgcaggggcgaattctcctgtgggggcgactccTTCTGTTGAGGCGGTTTCCCCCCAATTGCTTCCGTTTCACAGGGCCCCGCTTCTGTTTCTGAGGAGCTTCCCTTAAATAGGAAGCGGAAGAGTAATGTGGATGTGGAGTCTTCTCGCCCTAGGAAGAAGAATACCTCCGTATCCTTGACTGTCGGTGGTACATCTACGTCCACTCCATCCAAAGCCAAGGGCGGTCCCCCATTTCATGAGGTATCATAATTTATTCGCTCTTCTTGcattatttattttctcttgtCAGTTTTCGCTGTTCTCCTGACCCTTCTCCTTGTGTATCCATAGCCGATTCCTGAtatcagcggatggtggaccagaacctttggtaaagccgtgagcttttcctgtagggacattgtttcttccatatgcaatgtccttggacGACTTCCCTCCGCTTCTCCTGTGCGCGAACAGGTGCCACTTCCGACtgccatggaggggat is drawn from Euphorbia lathyris chromosome 9, ddEupLath1.1, whole genome shotgun sequence and contains these coding sequences:
- the LOC136206941 gene encoding pentatricopeptide repeat-containing protein At1g63080, mitochondrial-like; the encoded protein is MLTITSRRLLLSSFSPFHHITPFISPLHTSYSAADLNELISSFHKLLRSKPRPSVIEFNKLSSSLVKMDQFQTVISLSNQMELVSIKPDVYTCNILINCFSRLDRVDLGFSILGKILKLGFQPDLVTFNTLINGLCRDAKIGHAVDLFDKIVAMGHQPNVRTYTMIVNGLCKIGKLHVAMGLLKRMAEKGCEPDVVTYSAIIDGFCKRNQVDEAFDLFKEIKSQGILPDVVTHTSLIHGLCYSSKWKEASALFEEMLDRNIAPNVVTFSALVDELCKDGMIMKAQSIVSKMIQTGVEPNVVTYSSLIDGYGLHEKMHLARKVFDVMMRKGCHPDVHTYSILINWYCKKKCIYKAKQLLYEMSSRGLVPDHYVYSSLIYGLCHTRRPWEALKFLKDACASGYLSNVVTYSALVHGFCENGHLDVALSLFHEMQVAKLKPDIAAYNIIIEGMCKAGRFKDVKKLLSGLFIDRLQPTVYTYTIIIDGLSKRGFLNEAYQIFKNMENSVCSPDNCSYNVMIHGFLRSKDLAKATELIRDMRGKGFSADNTTLMLVAENKAIVKLL